GAGATCTCTTCACATAATGAACAGGTAATAATTCAATCAAATTATCGTCAAAATGATCAACTATCAACAAATAATCAGACACAACTAGTATATTCTCTAACCTATAATAGAACGTACGCTCCTGATCATGTACTTGTGCAGTATAAAAAAGATAGCATTTCTTCAATGGGGAGAGAACCACAGGTTGCTGCGACTCTTAATACAAATATCCAGGCAACTGTTCTCGCTGATGAGAGTACCCTTGGCCTGTCTGGTATCCAGCTTGTAAAGATACCAAACGACACAACGGTTGATACAGCCATCCAATATTATTCGAATAATTCAAATGTGGAATATGCTCAACCGGACTATATTTATCAAGCCTTTGATGCTTCAGAAGCGATGCCAGTTACTTTAGTTACTGATAACTTTTCGAACTACCGGAGTCAGAGGAGGGATTCGGGGTTTATGTCATCAAATAATTCTCCACCACCATTGTCGTCCCAGATGATGATTGTTGTGCTGGGAAATAATTCAACCTCTTCAGCAAGTTGGCCAAATGATCCCTACTATAGTTATCAATGGGATATGCCAAAAATGGCTGCTCCTGATGCCTGGGCAGTTTCTACCGGTTCATCAAGTGTGACAGTGGCGGTTGTTGACACCGGTGTTGATTATACTCATCCCGATCTTGCCGCGAACTGTGTTTCAGGGTATGATTTTGTAAATAATGATGCTAATCCAATGGATGATAACGGGCATGGCACCCATTGTGCAGGAACGATTGCTGCAATTGGAAATAACGGAGTAGGAATAGCCGGAGTCACGTGGAATTCAAAGATTATGCCCCTTAAATTTCTTAATTCAGGGGGTAGTGGATACACCAGTGATGCATTAAGTGCATTTGCCTGGGGGTATTCTCGAGGGGTTAGAATATTTTCGAATTCCTGGGGAGGCTACGGAACGGATACAGCGCTCCAATCTGCGATAAATACGTATTCTGATGCAATATTTTTGTGTGCAGCAGGAAATGACGGGGTGAACATTGACAGTTACACTTTTTCACCAGCCGGCCTTTCTTGTGCAAATATTATTTCAGTGGCAATGACAGATTCAAGTGATAATCTAGTCTCATGGTCAAACTATGGGCCCACAACAGTAGATGTAGCTGCTCCGGGATTGAGTATCTATAGTACGATTCCCGGGAGTTATGGATATAAATCCGGGACCTCAATGGCGACGCCCCATGTTGCGGGGTTGGCAGCATTGGTTAAAGCGGTTAATTCCGGGTACACGGTGGCCCAAACCAAGTTGGCAATAATGAACGGAGTTGATACGAAGTCCGGGCTCTCCGGGAAGTGTGTAACAGGAGGACGGGTGAATGCAAATCAGACAGTCCGGATGGCAATTGCTTTGCAGGCAAGGTTTTATGGAGTTCCAGAAACTCAAATTTTTCCATTGATTGTGCATTTTTATGATGCTTCTTTAGGTAATCCCACATCATGGCTCTGGAACTTTGGGGATGGAAATACTTCAGGTCAACAGAATCCGGTTCACACCTTTAGCAATGTTGGTACATACCCGGTTACACTTACGGTCCAGAGGTAAAACCCGATAAAGCTAAAATCGGCAAGACCGAATATGAAATTCAATAAATGAGGGTTTTGGAGAGAGAAGACTAAAAATCAGAGAGAAATCCGTTTTTTACTCTATTTGTGGATGTTTCACAAACCACAAATTCCATTACTTGTTCTCACTGTGCTAATATTTCTTCAAACCAGTCATCAGAATCACTGGTTGAAACATTATCAATAAATAAAGAGGCGGAGGGGATACTAGTTGAATACCATGACAAAGAGGTAAATTTAAGTTGGATTGCAGGGCATATCTCTCTATCTAATCTTACTCCCGAAGTATGTGATCATCACTTTGGGGTTGTTCCTCCACATAGTATACAGGAGATCCAGAAACGTGCTCTTCTGGAAATTTCTGCGGAATCACTCCCTTCTTCATTCACCAGGCCATCAAATAATGGGAACTGGACCACCCCAATTCAAGAGCAGAGTAACTGTGGATCATGCTAGGTATTGGCGGAGACTGCGGTTTTTGAACCATACTGGAAACGATTATATCAGGATTCAAGTTAAAGTCAAAATTTTGCAGAACAGTATCTGTCAGTTGAATTGTCCAGTCAGAAGGATACAGCGATGGGTGGGTACTTCTTGATTACTTTATCAGTGCTACCGGGAGCTCTGGAGGGGTTGGGACCAAAGTTGAGACTTCCTATCCATGTACCGGAACAGATTCTTAATTTAAGTATCTTGGTTCTGATGCCCACATAAGGCTTCAACAGGTTCAATCTGGAATAATGTTGGAAATTCATATTCAATCAATTCCAACCAAAGAACAGATTAAATTTGCCATATATATCAATGGACCCATCTTTGTTGGGCTGGGAGTTTGGAGTTCATTTGATGTGTACATAGGTGGGATTTATTCAAGTTCATACACCGGAAACGTTAATCACGCGGTTGAACTCGTGGGCGTGGGGCAAATAATGGGAATACATCCCGGATATGTAAAAACTCATGAGGAACCAGCTGAGGTGAAAAAGGGTAGTTTAGAATATACGCGGAATCTAATCATATCGGATATGGGGCTGCATAAATGATAAATCCACCAACATATACGCTTACGATGTCATCCATAACCCCTTCAAACGCTATGCGAAGATCCGTGGTTCAGATTACCAATCTAACAAGACCATTTTTTTTGTTCAGGGCTAAAATTAACCTGACCCAAAAAGAATATTCCAAGTTCCGGCACAAAATGTGGCGGTACCATCATCTTCACTTATCAACCGGTTCCTTAAATCTTGCCGGGGTCTCATCTGGAGTCTGGAATGTCTCGGGTGCGAATTTCAATGGATGATGGGAAATCATGATTATGGGATTACCATGACTCCTAATATTACTACGAACCTTTATAGCATTCCGGGAACGATATTCAAACCTTTGAGGGTTAATTTTTATGATGCCTCAGATAAAAGCCTTTCGAGTTGGGCATGGAATTTTGGCGAGGGATCGTCCAATGCAACTCATTCATGCAGTATAGTCAGCGATTATACACTAAAATTCGCCATAAGGAATGGAAATTAATATGATTGGAAAATTCCAAGGTTTTGTATTAATTTGTATATTTATCGGAGTAGTTATAGGATGCAATCTTTCTGTACATGCTGATAATACCGTTTCAGGAGATATCAATATAAAGGATACGAGTTCTGCGACCGGAACAGTGACGGTAGCCAGTGGAGCACCGGCTTTTCTGTCCGGGTGGAATTATCGGAAGTTGCATGCTATTGGTGGGAGTCCAGATGGGGATTTAACCAACTATCCTATCCGCCTCCAGATCTATCGCGATGGGATAACTACCCAGTCAGGGAACGTGATTCAGGTGGGTACAAATGTTACCTCTGATTACCGAGATATCAGATTTACAGACGTTATTGGGAATATACTGCCATACTGGATAGAATCAGTAAATTCAACTGCTGCTGCAGTCTGGGTAAAATTGCCAACCCTGCCAAAAGGGGGTGCCCA
This DNA window, taken from Methanospirillum lacunae, encodes the following:
- a CDS encoding S8 family serine peptidase, whose translation is MKQILKKISLLFFITMILGCFADPVPSPQYITNNSSSVSTAEISSHNEQVIIQSNYRQNDQLSTNNQTQLVYSLTYNRTYAPDHVLVQYKKDSISSMGREPQVAATLNTNIQATVLADESTLGLSGIQLVKIPNDTTVDTAIQYYSNNSNVEYAQPDYIYQAFDASEAMPVTLVTDNFSNYRSQRRDSGFMSSNNSPPPLSSQMMIVVLGNNSTSSASWPNDPYYSYQWDMPKMAAPDAWAVSTGSSSVTVAVVDTGVDYTHPDLAANCVSGYDFVNNDANPMDDNGHGTHCAGTIAAIGNNGVGIAGVTWNSKIMPLKFLNSGGSGYTSDALSAFAWGYSRGVRIFSNSWGGYGTDTALQSAINTYSDAIFLCAAGNDGVNIDSYTFSPAGLSCANIISVAMTDSSDNLVSWSNYGPTTVDVAAPGLSIYSTIPGSYGYKSGTSMATPHVAGLAALVKAVNSGYTVAQTKLAIMNGVDTKSGLSGKCVTGGRVNANQTVRMAIALQARFYGVPETQIFPLIVHFYDASLGNPTSWLWNFGDGNTSGQQNPVHTFSNVGTYPVTLTVQR
- a CDS encoding C1 family peptidase — encoded protein: MLEIHIQSIPTKEQIKFAIYINGPIFVGLGVWSSFDVYIGGIYSSSYTGNVNHAVELVGVGQIMGIHPGYVKTHEEPAEVKKGSLEYTRNLIISDMGLHK
- a CDS encoding DUF2341 domain-containing protein: MIGKFQGFVLICIFIGVVIGCNLSVHADNTVSGDINIKDTSSATGTVTVASGAPAFLSGWNYRKLHAIGGSPDGDLTNYPIRLQIYRDGITTQSGNVIQVGTNVTSDYRDIRFTDVIGNILPYWIESVNSTAAAVWVKLPTLPKGGAQLYVYYGNSTASSVSSGGSVFTLFDDFNSVNSNWTQSGG